In one window of Micromonospora cathayae DNA:
- a CDS encoding sensor histidine kinase: protein MPTDPTTADPDRWLRRARTVTLLSLASGLWASLFLPGVGLLREPDPLRLVAGAVGIVLFAATQGAAVHAAVTPWLADRVRRRRRLAFVGAAVLSVPLVAPLAAAPPSATTGPGWPSWAWLGASVVGTAPLLGPVRALLPVTAVTVAVAAGVATWTGGSVGRQVAVAGGVGLGIAAVNGLQFWFWDLLVRVRQGQEARDRLAAAEERLRLARDVHDVLGHALTVIALKAELAARLAPVDAVRAGREADEVRRLAAAALTEVREAVHGYRAVDLADQVEAVGQVLRSCGVRPTVVLPDGDLPPGSAVPFAAVLREASTNVLRHSRAGWCRIEVTVTGGTARMTVANDGVVSGGRTSTGGPASSARTPTGGPASGGRTVAGGPHRLGSVDGPHRLDSGGGPDRRGHGLTGLAERLATVGGSLAVRHTDDVFTVEATVPVAAA from the coding sequence GTGCCCACCGACCCCACCACCGCCGACCCGGACCGGTGGCTGCGCCGGGCCCGCACGGTCACCCTGCTCTCCCTGGCCAGCGGCCTGTGGGCGAGCCTGTTCCTGCCCGGCGTCGGGCTGCTGCGGGAACCCGACCCGCTGCGGCTGGTCGCCGGCGCGGTCGGCATCGTGCTGTTCGCCGCCACCCAGGGCGCGGCGGTGCACGCGGCCGTCACCCCCTGGCTGGCCGACCGGGTCCGCCGTCGCCGCCGGCTCGCCTTCGTCGGCGCGGCGGTGCTCAGCGTTCCGCTGGTGGCGCCGCTGGCCGCCGCCCCGCCGTCGGCGACGACCGGTCCGGGCTGGCCGAGCTGGGCGTGGCTGGGGGCCAGCGTGGTCGGGACCGCGCCCCTGCTGGGGCCGGTACGTGCCCTGCTGCCGGTCACCGCCGTGACGGTGGCCGTGGCGGCGGGGGTGGCCACCTGGACGGGTGGTTCGGTGGGCCGGCAGGTGGCCGTCGCGGGAGGTGTGGGGCTGGGCATCGCCGCCGTCAACGGTCTCCAGTTCTGGTTCTGGGACCTGCTGGTGCGGGTCCGGCAGGGACAGGAGGCCCGGGACCGGCTGGCCGCCGCCGAGGAGCGGCTGCGGCTCGCCCGGGACGTGCACGACGTGCTCGGCCACGCGTTGACCGTCATCGCCCTCAAGGCCGAGCTGGCCGCCCGGCTGGCCCCGGTGGACGCGGTGCGGGCCGGCCGGGAGGCCGACGAGGTACGCCGGCTGGCCGCCGCCGCCCTGACCGAGGTACGGGAGGCGGTGCACGGGTACCGCGCCGTCGACCTCGCCGACCAGGTGGAGGCGGTGGGGCAGGTGCTGCGGTCGTGCGGCGTACGGCCGACCGTCGTCCTGCCGGACGGGGACCTGCCGCCGGGTTCGGCGGTGCCGTTCGCCGCGGTGCTGCGGGAGGCCAGCACCAACGTGCTGCGGCACAGCCGGGCCGGCTGGTGCCGGATCGAGGTGACCGTGACCGGCGGCACGGCCCGGATGACCGTCGCCAACGACGGCGTCGTCAGCGGTGGCCGGACGTCGACCGGCGGCCCGGCCTCCAGCGCCCGGACGCCGACCGGCGGCCCGGCCTCCGGTGGCCGTACCGTGGCCGGCGGCCCGCACCGGCTCGGGTCCGTTGACGGCCCGCACCGGCTCGACTCCGGCGGCGGCCCGGACCGGCGCGGCCACGGCCTGACCGGGCTGGCCGAACGACTGGCGACGGTGGGTGGGAGCCTCGCCGTCCGGCACACCGACGACGTCTTCACCGTGGAGGCGACGGTGCCGGTGGCCGCCGCGTGA
- a CDS encoding response regulator transcription factor has product MTSAIRVLLADDEDLIRAALAALLDLEPDLTVVAQAADGRTAVDSALAHRPDVAVVDLEMPGLDGFGVTTELARLLPDCAVVILTGHGRPAHLPRALTAGARGFLPKGSPAGALADVIRRVHAGGRYVDPALAADALSIPPCPLTPRELETLRLAEYGAPVAVVARRAHLSTGTVRNYLASAVQKLGADSRAEAVRIARDNGWL; this is encoded by the coding sequence GTGACCTCCGCGATCCGGGTCCTGCTCGCCGACGACGAGGACCTGATCCGGGCCGCGCTCGCCGCTTTGCTGGACCTGGAACCGGACCTGACGGTGGTGGCCCAGGCCGCCGACGGCCGTACCGCCGTGGACAGCGCGCTGGCGCACCGGCCGGACGTGGCCGTGGTGGACCTGGAGATGCCCGGCCTGGACGGTTTCGGCGTCACCACCGAACTGGCCCGGCTGCTGCCGGACTGTGCGGTGGTGATCCTCACCGGCCACGGCCGCCCCGCCCACCTGCCCCGGGCGTTGACCGCCGGGGCGCGGGGCTTTCTGCCGAAGGGTTCACCGGCCGGGGCGCTGGCCGACGTGATCCGGCGGGTGCACGCCGGTGGCCGGTACGTCGACCCGGCGCTGGCCGCCGACGCGCTGAGCATCCCGCCGTGCCCGTTGACGCCCCGGGAACTGGAGACGCTGCGGCTGGCCGAGTACGGTGCGCCGGTCGCGGTGGTGGCCCGGCGCGCCCACCTGTCCACCGGTACGGTGCGCAACTACCTGGCCTCGGCGGTGCAGAAACTGGGCGCGGACAGCCGCGCCGAGGCGGTCCGGATCGCCCGGGACAACGGCTGGCTGTGA
- a CDS encoding 2'-5' RNA ligase family protein, with protein MRTVELLCSPPLENGVRDAWQRLAAVGLPSLAGNVHPTNRPHLTLASVDGFPPGVEGRLSALVDAALPVPVRVDRVTVLDGSAPLVWLLRPEPALTALHAAVWETLVDAGTDGLLPWHAPGHWIPHLSLALRFRDADRRLARAVAAVDRPSGAFVAARSYDSTTRTVTALGRMAH; from the coding sequence GTGCGGACCGTCGAGCTGCTCTGCTCCCCGCCCCTGGAGAACGGCGTCCGGGATGCCTGGCAGCGCCTCGCCGCCGTGGGGCTGCCCAGCCTGGCCGGCAACGTCCATCCCACGAACCGGCCGCATCTGACGCTCGCCTCGGTGGACGGGTTCCCGCCGGGTGTCGAGGGTCGGTTGTCCGCCCTGGTCGACGCCGCGTTGCCGGTGCCGGTGCGGGTGGACCGGGTCACCGTTCTGGACGGTAGCGCCCCGCTGGTCTGGCTGTTGCGTCCCGAGCCCGCGCTCACCGCGCTGCACGCCGCCGTCTGGGAGACGCTGGTGGACGCCGGTACCGACGGGCTGCTGCCCTGGCACGCGCCGGGACACTGGATCCCGCACCTGAGCCTGGCGTTGCGGTTCCGGGACGCCGACCGGCGGCTGGCCCGCGCGGTGGCCGCCGTGGACCGGCCGTCCGGCGCGTTCGTCGCCGCCCGCAGCTACGACAGCACCACCCGTACGGTCACCGCGCTGGGGCGCATGGCGCACTGA
- a CDS encoding carbohydrate ABC transporter permease: MAVRTAHPPDTVAARRPRRVRRRRRVPAAFYAMVLPAFLLFFVFHTVPVLQGVFYSFTNYAGYGEWDFVGLDNYAAMLLDDRIRASYLFTFRFAIVATILVNVLALAIALGLHARIRFRTTLRAVFFLPNVLAVLVVGYIFKYLFGTSLPALGESLGIDALSTSILADPELAWLGVVVLGVWQATAFAVILYLAGLQTIPGDLYEAAAIDGAGRWRQFRSITFPLIAAFFTINMVLSLKNFLMVFDHVVALTEGGPGTSTESVSMVIYRGGFQGGEFAYQTANAVAYFVVIVVVSVLQLRVLRRREVSL, translated from the coding sequence ATGGCCGTCCGCACCGCCCATCCGCCGGACACCGTCGCGGCCCGGCGGCCCCGGCGGGTCCGGCGACGACGGAGGGTGCCGGCGGCCTTCTACGCGATGGTGCTGCCGGCGTTCCTGCTGTTCTTCGTCTTCCACACCGTCCCGGTGCTCCAGGGCGTGTTCTACAGCTTCACCAACTACGCCGGTTACGGCGAGTGGGACTTCGTCGGGCTGGACAACTACGCCGCCATGCTGCTCGACGACCGGATCCGGGCGTCGTACCTGTTCACGTTCCGGTTCGCGATCGTGGCGACGATCCTGGTCAACGTCCTGGCATTGGCGATCGCGCTGGGGCTGCACGCCCGGATCCGGTTCCGGACCACTCTGCGGGCGGTGTTCTTCCTGCCCAACGTGCTCGCCGTGCTGGTGGTCGGGTACATCTTCAAGTACCTGTTCGGCACCTCGCTGCCGGCGCTCGGCGAATCCCTGGGGATCGACGCGCTGTCCACCAGCATTCTCGCCGACCCGGAACTGGCCTGGCTCGGCGTGGTGGTGCTCGGGGTGTGGCAGGCCACCGCGTTCGCGGTCATCCTCTACCTGGCCGGTCTCCAGACCATTCCCGGCGACCTGTACGAGGCCGCCGCGATCGACGGTGCCGGGCGCTGGCGGCAGTTCCGCAGCATCACGTTTCCGCTGATCGCGGCGTTCTTCACGATCAACATGGTGTTGTCGCTGAAGAACTTCCTGATGGTCTTCGACCACGTGGTCGCGCTCACCGAGGGAGGTCCGGGCACCAGCACCGAGTCGGTGTCGATGGTGATCTACCGGGGTGGCTTCCAGGGCGGCGAGTTCGCGTACCAGACCGCCAACGCGGTGGCGTACTTCGTGGTGATCGTGGTCGTCTCCGTGCTCCAACTGCGCGTGCTGCGCCGTCGGGAGGTGTCGCTGTGA
- a CDS encoding family 43 glycosylhydrolase — MGHLRRGGACSAVLGLLLATTASAPALAAPDDRPLRPADTPTASGGQPARYANPLSASFADTFADPVIVRGPDGLWYAYGTTDPLREGEKTFHGIPMARSADLVDWTYVGDAFTPGQRPAYAAEGAGFWAPDVRWVDGRWVMYVTVTDTTVSPDGGDFAVGAATAPSPTGPWTFVDEPVVAPRPGGGGGWLWTIDPSQFTDVDGRHYLYYGSYYGGVSVTELTADGLRAVGEPTPVAIDNKFEGSYVLRHDGWYYLFASTANCCAGPATGYSVHVGRSRSPRGPFVDADGISLTASRAGGTPVLTQNGNRWIGVGHNGFLTDLSGQDWIVYHGIDRADPYLDEPFGINERPMLIDRLDWVGGWPVVNAGAGPSDGDRPAPVTTGKLDERFDRALPADWRRTGDWRVTGGAATGSGTLTSRPVLGGDVRVETDLRPADADTAGLTLGDRADVRVDVTAGRLVARTAGGRTAVAPLPAGFDPTHRHHLAVEVRGDRLTADLSPARLGDQLAEVSLRLDRPVTGPLGLAATGGTAGFDNVSVARLHRPVRQTVPEPRAGGLLKRYSDEFSDGLDAGWEWVRADPAATVRDGALHWPVQSADLTGTGNTAGVLLRDAPTGNYVVETKVTLDLGEETVRNYQQAGLVAYVDDDRFARLSQVAIWNTRQVEYGYELPFAGQPVYGGNIVGTPATTTWLRLAHRVDPATGEHEFRAGSSRDGRTWTWGGVWTFPADTTPRIGLVAHGGAEPAVTARFDYLRFHR, encoded by the coding sequence ATGGGACACCTCCGCCGCGGCGGCGCGTGCAGCGCCGTACTCGGGCTTCTTCTCGCCACCACCGCGTCCGCGCCGGCCCTCGCCGCGCCGGACGACCGTCCGCTCCGCCCCGCCGACACGCCGACCGCGTCCGGCGGCCAGCCGGCCCGCTACGCCAACCCGCTCTCCGCGTCCTTCGCGGACACCTTCGCCGACCCGGTGATCGTCCGCGGCCCCGACGGCCTCTGGTACGCCTACGGCACCACCGACCCGCTCCGCGAGGGCGAGAAGACGTTCCACGGCATCCCGATGGCCCGCTCCGCCGACCTGGTCGACTGGACGTACGTCGGGGACGCGTTCACCCCCGGCCAGCGCCCGGCGTACGCCGCCGAGGGGGCCGGCTTCTGGGCCCCCGACGTGCGCTGGGTCGACGGCCGCTGGGTGATGTACGTGACGGTCACCGACACCACCGTCTCCCCCGACGGCGGTGACTTCGCCGTCGGCGCGGCCACCGCCCCCTCCCCCACCGGCCCGTGGACGTTCGTCGACGAGCCGGTCGTCGCGCCCCGCCCCGGCGGCGGTGGCGGCTGGCTGTGGACCATCGACCCCAGCCAGTTCACCGACGTGGACGGACGCCACTACCTCTACTACGGCAGCTACTACGGCGGCGTCTCGGTCACCGAGCTCACCGCCGACGGGCTGCGCGCGGTCGGCGAACCGACCCCGGTGGCGATCGACAACAAGTTCGAGGGCAGCTACGTGCTGCGCCACGACGGCTGGTACTACCTCTTCGCCTCCACCGCGAACTGCTGCGCCGGGCCGGCCACCGGCTACTCCGTGCACGTCGGCCGGTCCCGCAGCCCACGCGGGCCGTTCGTCGACGCCGACGGGATCTCGCTGACCGCGTCCCGGGCCGGCGGCACACCGGTGCTCACCCAGAACGGCAACCGCTGGATCGGCGTCGGGCACAACGGCTTCCTCACCGACCTGTCCGGGCAGGACTGGATCGTCTACCACGGCATCGACCGCGCCGACCCGTACCTGGACGAGCCGTTCGGCATCAACGAGCGACCCATGCTGATCGACCGGCTCGACTGGGTCGGCGGCTGGCCGGTGGTGAACGCCGGGGCCGGCCCGTCCGACGGCGACCGTCCCGCCCCGGTCACCACCGGAAAGCTGGACGAGCGCTTCGACCGGGCCCTGCCGGCCGACTGGCGGCGTACCGGCGACTGGCGGGTCACCGGCGGCGCGGCGACCGGCAGCGGCACGCTGACCAGCCGCCCGGTCCTCGGCGGGGACGTGCGCGTCGAGACCGACCTGCGCCCGGCCGACGCCGACACCGCCGGTCTCACCCTCGGCGACCGGGCCGACGTACGCGTCGACGTGACCGCCGGGCGGCTGGTGGCCCGGACCGCCGGCGGCCGGACGGCGGTCGCGCCGCTGCCGGCCGGCTTCGACCCCACCCACCGGCACCACCTCGCCGTCGAGGTACGCGGTGACCGGCTGACCGCCGACCTGAGCCCGGCCCGGCTGGGCGACCAGCTCGCCGAGGTGAGCCTGCGGCTGGACCGGCCGGTCACCGGCCCGCTCGGGCTGGCCGCCACCGGCGGGACCGCCGGGTTCGACAACGTCAGCGTGGCCCGGCTGCACCGGCCGGTCCGGCAGACCGTTCCCGAGCCCCGGGCCGGTGGACTGCTGAAGCGGTACTCCGACGAGTTCAGCGATGGCCTCGACGCCGGCTGGGAGTGGGTCCGCGCCGACCCGGCGGCCACCGTACGCGACGGGGCGCTGCACTGGCCGGTGCAGTCGGCCGACCTGACCGGCACCGGCAACACCGCCGGGGTGCTGCTGCGCGACGCCCCGACCGGCAACTACGTGGTCGAGACGAAGGTGACCCTGGACCTGGGCGAGGAGACCGTCCGTAACTACCAGCAGGCCGGTCTGGTGGCGTACGTGGACGACGACCGGTTCGCCCGGCTGAGCCAGGTGGCGATCTGGAATACCCGGCAGGTCGAGTACGGCTACGAGCTGCCGTTCGCCGGTCAGCCGGTGTACGGCGGGAACATCGTCGGCACCCCGGCCACCACCACCTGGCTGCGGCTGGCGCACCGGGTCGACCCGGCCACCGGTGAGCACGAGTTCCGGGCCGGCTCCAGCCGGGACGGTCGCACCTGGACCTGGGGCGGAGTGTGGACCTTCCCGGCCGACACCACGCCCCGCATCGGGCTGGTCGCGCACGGCGGCGCGGAGCCGGCGGTCACCGCCCGCTTCGACTACCTGCGCTTCCACCGCTGA
- a CDS encoding helix-turn-helix transcriptional regulator: MPRHLYGSGELQRRLGVSRQRVRQLVARPEFPKPYDVLGMGAVWRIDEVEAWIRQYRPHLDAPDDPE; this comes from the coding sequence GTGCCACGACACCTGTACGGAAGTGGTGAACTCCAGCGCCGGTTGGGCGTCTCGCGCCAGCGGGTACGCCAACTCGTCGCGCGTCCGGAGTTCCCCAAGCCGTACGACGTCCTCGGGATGGGTGCGGTGTGGCGGATCGACGAGGTGGAGGCGTGGATCCGGCAGTACCGGCCGCACCTGGACGCCCCCGACGACCCGGAGTGA
- a CDS encoding carbohydrate ABC transporter permease — protein MTAVPSMPPTPVPPSPTGAAPGGGPDRAGSPGRRRRSGVNWWLTALMVVCSLTVLVPLYFTVVTALKSPEDLGGAGFAPPTDPRWANFADAWRLTDFPHAALNSALITVGAVLLTLLTNSMVAYAIARNMHRRMFRWLYYYFVSALFVPFPIIMLPVVKQTAWLNLDNQLGLIFLYVVYGLAFNIFVYVGYLRSVPRELEEAALTDGAGIWTTFWRIVFPLLAPMNATVGILTCLWAWNDFLLPLVILSSPDAQTLPLVQYVFQGQFDTNYTVAFASYLMALSPLVVVYLLAQRWVISGVMRGSVK, from the coding sequence GTGACCGCCGTACCGTCGATGCCGCCGACCCCGGTGCCGCCATCGCCGACCGGCGCTGCCCCGGGCGGCGGCCCCGACCGGGCCGGGTCGCCTGGACGCCGACGGAGGTCGGGGGTCAACTGGTGGCTCACCGCGTTGATGGTGGTCTGCTCGCTGACCGTGCTGGTGCCGCTGTACTTCACCGTGGTCACCGCGCTGAAGTCGCCGGAGGACCTGGGCGGGGCCGGGTTCGCCCCGCCGACCGACCCGCGCTGGGCGAACTTCGCCGACGCCTGGCGGCTGACCGACTTCCCGCACGCCGCGCTGAACAGCGCGCTGATCACCGTCGGGGCGGTGCTGCTGACCCTGCTGACCAACTCGATGGTCGCGTACGCGATCGCCCGGAACATGCACCGGCGGATGTTCCGGTGGCTGTACTACTACTTCGTCTCGGCGCTGTTCGTGCCGTTCCCGATCATCATGCTGCCGGTGGTGAAGCAGACCGCCTGGCTGAACCTGGACAACCAGCTCGGCCTGATCTTCCTGTACGTCGTCTACGGGTTGGCGTTCAACATCTTCGTCTACGTCGGGTACCTGCGGTCGGTGCCGCGTGAGCTGGAGGAGGCGGCGCTGACCGACGGGGCCGGGATCTGGACGACGTTCTGGCGGATCGTGTTCCCGCTGCTCGCCCCGATGAACGCCACCGTCGGCATTCTGACCTGCCTGTGGGCCTGGAACGACTTCCTGCTGCCGCTGGTGATCCTGTCCAGCCCGGACGCGCAGACGCTGCCGCTGGTGCAGTACGTCTTCCAGGGCCAGTTCGACACCAACTACACCGTCGCGTTCGCCTCTTACCTGATGGCGTTGAGTCCGCTGGTGGTGGTGTACCTGCTGGCCCAACGCTGGGTGATCTCCGGCGTGATGCGCGGCTCGGTGAAGTGA
- a CDS encoding ABC transporter substrate-binding protein — MVLRRTVRAVAGLTLTVLAAGCALTGGPSDGGRTTLDFFQFKPEAIATFDRIIAGFERERPDIRVRQNHVPDAETALRTRLVRDDVPDVLALNGDGDFGELAKAGIFHDFADDPVVDTIDPGVLEIQQALGVRADGEVNGLPFAANANGMLYNRRLFAEHGVAVPTTWAELIAAARTLKAAGVTPFYFTLQEAWTAMPVFNAIAANTAPADFFDRLRADRTTFADGYAETGRRLRQLTELGQPDRFARDYAAGNQAFGRGEVAMYAQGSWTLPPIRDVGPDLDIGVFPIPADTPEATRLVSGVDVTITVGRQTDRRPEALAFARYLLRPEVVAAYAKEQSAVPTLRGSEPTDPVLREVLPWFRQGRVAGFVDHQVPLAVPLAPVTQQYLIDGDLARWLRTLDREWEKVARRR, encoded by the coding sequence GTGGTGCTACGCCGAACCGTCCGGGCCGTCGCCGGCCTCACCCTGACCGTCCTGGCCGCCGGTTGTGCGCTCACCGGGGGGCCGTCCGACGGGGGCCGGACCACTCTCGACTTCTTCCAGTTCAAGCCGGAGGCGATCGCCACCTTCGACCGGATCATCGCCGGCTTCGAGCGGGAACGCCCGGACATCCGGGTCCGCCAGAACCACGTACCGGACGCGGAGACCGCGCTGCGTACCCGGCTGGTCCGCGACGACGTGCCGGACGTGCTGGCCCTCAACGGGGACGGTGACTTCGGTGAGCTGGCGAAGGCGGGCATCTTCCACGACTTCGCCGACGACCCGGTGGTGGACACCATCGACCCGGGTGTTCTGGAGATCCAGCAGGCCCTCGGCGTGCGGGCCGACGGCGAGGTCAACGGCCTGCCGTTCGCCGCCAACGCCAACGGCATGCTCTACAACCGGCGACTGTTCGCCGAACACGGGGTCGCCGTGCCGACCACCTGGGCGGAGCTGATCGCCGCCGCGCGCACCCTGAAAGCGGCCGGGGTGACGCCGTTCTACTTCACGCTCCAGGAGGCGTGGACCGCGATGCCGGTGTTCAACGCCATCGCCGCCAACACCGCGCCGGCCGACTTCTTCGACCGGCTCCGCGCCGACCGGACCACCTTCGCCGACGGGTACGCCGAGACCGGTCGTCGGCTGCGGCAGCTCACCGAGCTGGGCCAGCCGGACCGGTTCGCCCGCGACTACGCGGCCGGCAACCAGGCGTTCGGCCGGGGCGAGGTGGCCATGTACGCGCAGGGGAGCTGGACGCTGCCGCCGATCCGGGACGTCGGCCCGGACCTCGACATCGGGGTCTTCCCGATCCCGGCCGACACGCCGGAGGCGACCCGGCTGGTGTCCGGGGTGGACGTGACCATCACCGTCGGCCGGCAGACCGACCGCCGGCCCGAGGCGTTGGCGTTCGCCCGGTACCTGCTGCGGCCCGAGGTGGTGGCGGCGTACGCGAAGGAGCAGAGCGCGGTGCCGACGTTGCGCGGCAGCGAACCCACCGATCCGGTGCTGCGCGAGGTGCTGCCCTGGTTCCGCCAGGGCCGGGTGGCCGGCTTCGTCGACCACCAGGTCCCGCTGGCCGTGCCGCTCGCGCCGGTCACCCAGCAGTACCTGATCGACGGCGACCTGGCCCGCTGGCTGCGCACCCTCGACCGGGAGTGGGAGAAGGTGGCCCGCCGTCGCTGA